Proteins from a single region of Candidatus Binatia bacterium:
- a CDS encoding RICIN domain-containing protein codes for MTQVTFADGSIWKPGSQFLRGYAASGERLAKSIVQTSPSGGPSDESVSSATASGTYRLKTEFTGPAKCLDVVNDGYNNRLTMATCGNYSGQTWSIQANGTAGYWRLQSEFTGPGKCLDIANDGRNNRLIMDACADVTGQKWKISGPRMAGAAW; via the coding sequence GTGACGCAAGTGACCTTTGCAGACGGTTCGATCTGGAAACCGGGGAGCCAGTTTCTTCGTGGCTATGCCGCGAGTGGAGAGCGTCTGGCCAAGTCCATCGTCCAAACCTCCCCGAGCGGTGGGCCGAGCGACGAGAGCGTGAGCAGCGCGACTGCTTCCGGCACGTATCGGCTAAAAACCGAGTTCACCGGCCCTGCGAAGTGCTTGGACGTCGTCAATGACGGCTACAACAACCGGCTGACCATGGCGACGTGCGGCAACTATAGCGGACAGACGTGGAGCATCCAGGCAAACGGAACGGCGGGATACTGGCGCCTGCAGTCGGAGTTTACCGGACCGGGCAAGTGTCTCGACATCGCCAACGACGGCAGAAACAACCGGCTAATCATGGATGCCTGCGCCGACGTGACCGGACAGAAGTGGAAAATTTCAGGGCCAAGGATGGCCGGCGCAGCGTGGTAA
- a CDS encoding alpha/beta fold hydrolase gives MARFTAFALLFFVSVGLSSLAAAVQNAPAARVPRFEPATCPKLQGVEWLAHATCGYLVVSEDRSRRNGRTIRLLVAKHSAQSAAKRPDPVLFLAGGPGDIAPLEVGVVLIAPNFIRDRDIWVVSQRGTWFSKPALTCAATNDFARALLGMRFYSDATERAHLAATAACHRELTATGATLKAYNSTESAADIADLRNVLGIAKWNVYGNSYGTYLAQTLMRDYPQGIRSVVLDSVLPTTYTIPANWWNARYGFDNIFKACAAEPACNAAHPHLEETFTRLVNQLEAKPLTTTVSDPATHQSVTVVLDGGALIDWLRNQTYTVPTLQAVPDVIAGLASGRRASLEAIAKDRAGRAPPYRPNVPVLGDGLAFGVSCREDYPFATPAELAAAGREAFPNFPDSIQREGVGGWAYVNQDCGNVWKVPAAPSTMHLPVASSIPTLLMSGTFDTLTSLAGAKAAASRLSRATLISIPGVGHGVGLWSPCAQAVIVSFYAAPDRAPDTSCVSAVKPAEFTR, from the coding sequence ATGGCACGCTTCACGGCGTTTGCGCTGCTCTTCTTCGTCTCGGTCGGTCTTAGTTCGCTCGCTGCCGCCGTGCAGAACGCGCCGGCGGCACGTGTGCCGCGGTTCGAGCCAGCAACGTGCCCGAAGCTGCAGGGCGTGGAATGGCTTGCCCACGCAACCTGCGGATATCTCGTCGTGTCCGAAGATCGCAGCCGGCGCAACGGTCGTACCATCCGGCTGCTGGTCGCAAAGCACAGCGCACAGTCGGCGGCAAAACGTCCCGATCCCGTGCTCTTCTTAGCCGGAGGACCGGGCGACATCGCGCCGCTTGAGGTCGGTGTGGTTCTTATTGCGCCCAACTTCATTCGCGACCGCGATATCTGGGTAGTAAGTCAGCGCGGCACCTGGTTCTCAAAGCCGGCGCTTACTTGTGCGGCGACGAACGATTTCGCTAGGGCACTTCTCGGCATGCGCTTCTATTCCGATGCCACCGAACGCGCGCATTTGGCTGCGACTGCAGCCTGTCACCGCGAGCTCACCGCCACCGGCGCCACCCTCAAAGCGTATAATTCTACCGAGAGCGCCGCCGATATCGCAGACCTTCGCAACGTGCTCGGCATTGCCAAGTGGAACGTTTACGGGAACTCCTACGGCACCTATCTGGCGCAGACGCTGATGCGCGACTACCCGCAAGGCATCAGAAGCGTCGTCCTCGATTCGGTACTGCCGACGACGTACACGATCCCCGCAAACTGGTGGAACGCGCGCTACGGCTTTGACAACATCTTCAAAGCCTGCGCGGCCGAACCGGCGTGCAACGCCGCACATCCGCATCTCGAAGAAACGTTTACACGACTGGTCAATCAGCTCGAAGCCAAGCCGTTGACTACAACGGTAAGCGACCCCGCCACCCACCAGAGCGTCACCGTGGTGCTCGACGGCGGCGCGTTGATCGACTGGCTTCGCAACCAGACGTACACCGTTCCAACGCTCCAAGCGGTACCAGACGTCATCGCTGGGCTCGCTTCCGGACGTCGCGCTTCTCTCGAGGCGATCGCCAAAGATCGGGCAGGTCGAGCGCCGCCTTACCGTCCTAACGTCCCCGTTCTCGGCGACGGACTCGCCTTCGGCGTCAGTTGCCGCGAAGATTATCCGTTCGCGACGCCGGCAGAACTCGCCGCTGCCGGCCGTGAAGCGTTTCCGAACTTTCCCGACTCGATCCAACGTGAGGGCGTCGGCGGCTGGGCGTACGTCAACCAAGACTGTGGTAACGTCTGGAAAGTCCCCGCCGCTCCGAGCACGATGCACCTGCCCGTCGCAAGCAGCATCCCGACGCTGCTTATGTCCGGCACGTTCGATACCTTGACGTCGCTCGCCGGCGCAAAAGCTGCAGCTTCACGCCTGTCGCGCGCGACACTCATCAGCATACCGGGAGTTGGCCACGGGGTTGGGCTCTGGTCTCCGTGCGCCCAAGCGGTTATCGTGTCGTTTTATGCCGCTCCCGACCGTGCGCCCGACACGTCTTGCGTCAGCGCGGTAAAACCAGCGGAGTTTACCAGGTAA